Below is a window of Bacteroidota bacterium DNA.
TCATTATTGGAAACAATGAATATTGCTATGCAACGGGAATGGAAAATTTCAAAAATAATCTTCTAAATTATTTTCCTAATGAGAAAAAAGCGATTGAAGCTTATACTTTAAAATTAGAGCAAATATGGGAATCTTCCGATATATTAAATTTAAGGGAGCTAAATTTCAATGAAATTCCTCATTTTGAAGAATATAGTGAATGTGCTTTTAAGTTCATAGATTCAATTACTGATAATAAAGAGCTAAAAGCTTTATTGGCTGCTACAAATGGTCTTTATGCCGGCATCAAAGAAAAAACTCCTCTTTTTATCCATGCAAATATCAATAGTTTTTTTATTAATAGTGCCTGGCGAATTGCTGAAAGCGGCGAAAATATTGCAAATTTATTACAAAAAAAAATTGAAGATAATGGAGGAAATGTTTTCCCCAAAAAAGAAGTAAAACAGTTTGAGTTTGAGGGTTCAATTATATCTTCTGCCATTGTAAACGATGGAGAAAAATTCACTGCAAATATTTATATTTCTAATATTCACCCAAACTCTACTATAAAACTATTGGAGCCAGGAAAATTTAGGAAAGCCTACATCCACAGAATTGAAAATTTAGAAAATTCTATATCTTCTTTTACCCTTTTCATAGTATTAAAAAAAGGGAAATTAAAACATGTAAATTCAAATATTTATTTCTCAAGTACGAATAATGTCTGGGACAATTGTGAATATACACAAGATACTTGGCCAAAAGGATATATGATGTACACTACTGAAGATCATAATATGAAGGGATTTGCAGAAAGTATAGTCATAATTTCAGCAATGAAATATGAAGATGTGAAACAATGGGAAAATACAAGGATAAAACAAAGAGGTGAAGATTATCTCAAATTTAAGGAAAACAAAGCACAAAAATTGTTAGATTTAGTTTATATAAAATTTCCTGAAGTGAAAAGATCTATTGATACATTATACAGTGCAACGCCATTAACTTACAGAGATTATACCAATACTTTTGAAGGTTCAATGTACGGAATAGTAAAAGATTGTAATGATCCGTTGCGTTCATTTATCTCGACTAGAACTAAAGTTCCAAACCTTCTCTTAACCGGACAAAATCTGAATT
It encodes the following:
- a CDS encoding NAD(P)-binding protein, giving the protein MKNKYDVVIIGSGLGGLFSGALLAKEGKKVCILEKHHQIGGNLQVFKRKDCHFSAGMHYAGSLEKNQILGKIFSYLDIYKDLKITRLDDNCFEKIIIGNNEYCYATGMENFKNNLLNYFPNEKKAIEAYTLKLEQIWESSDILNLRELNFNEIPHFEEYSECAFKFIDSITDNKELKALLAATNGLYAGIKEKTPLFIHANINSFFINSAWRIAESGENIANLLQKKIEDNGGNVFPKKEVKQFEFEGSIISSAIVNDGEKFTANIYISNIHPNSTIKLLEPGKFRKAYIHRIENLENSISSFTLFIVLKKGKLKHVNSNIYFSSTNNVWDNCEYTQDTWPKGYMMYTTEDHNMKGFAESIVIISAMKYEDVKQWENTRIKQRGEDYLKFKENKAQKLLDLVYIKFPEVKRSIDTLYSATPLTYRDYTNTFEGSMYGIVKDCNDPLRSFISTRTKVPNLLLTGQNLNLHGMLGVIMTAFQTCFAIIDINKVIREISNEY